The following coding sequences lie in one Coregonus clupeaformis isolate EN_2021a unplaced genomic scaffold, ASM2061545v1 scaf2404, whole genome shotgun sequence genomic window:
- the LOC121563402 gene encoding uncharacterized protein LOC121563402 encodes MYVQRSEVSGNDLTLIDLDDPINGADVMKEVRSHKDHRVAERLTKLDEAVLETDTPTQSQEVEGESCSGDLHYRDPQGCNLPDQPHPQQGKEKLPRPTHLCAGHEGRMSRHEFSAKCMDIVAWVMESTSTVVVPALDLTMQIELSDSPSSSGSGSNEAGEVTSLGRSVRFSCSGGPSKCTSARTACSTRTPTPFPSSHRSAVTYTAALDKTDTCGKLSEILSVHVSSENIEEASSDLFGGIISDLHEVYEANKASKRTKPGRKIFWVEVSSGSQKIYTKTLDKLRKLFTSNHLTVGKYIPLQIELSATGLLVTEATVEVSPVTEATVEESPVQKTDSKTPSKSSAHQLTLDTCTKGVIKQVISVLRVDTSKEDCSASVGESKTNSSFDFNQKLDSIISKLEDLTILKLYSTEFRAKAKHIVSETILRAASKANHSLLQGMPSTTFSHHVVSTAEDIVNIIMQDLESVSQYTVDDADSFPLGEKKLESQLKPRVVFDNLLDAAQTMYHRVKDRLNIFFSFPPVSVTTAKDVLNSTPVETLRRIKSPDTALVEDRSRHPSVRSEKPLSKVCLAKRSKALVSSSGSSTDHHVIDTCSEDVTLPTRSMSVVSNNSLKRASPLHGSGLSESCKPLVALKDVTVAVSQEGFSKTAKKMLSLILNEIKCRVANSESSSVGQECLIATNMLDSLLESLDQLPDMSAADEITRTESHTSIAMDKTGSRSTLVSQQEINISDTNIIVKTIMDTLKTDDPEMTSAEENLDRLLSVEALQGASDNLIAKVHGLILEITISRQLQSMAGHRSLSQPALPKPALRKLSKDDASELIYNFAQTSVRRLLGQCMGRPMPPSAEMVLDQVIKLMTDVVMDSLTYGSKSAMEDDTSNAASDIIHGVVADLNATEEFPARSLSPADVKADGMARLPSARGEETKKNKWHFLPKMHTFPKIMIKLFKTKGEPKRHPELDWLPTKRLRETHISQDAECEVPEVPSTSPPKEDLTTTPAPAPQESQSRKRPLIVRVLHALSRAISKPSRGASGKKN; translated from the exons AGGTCGGAGGTCAGTGGGAATGACCTCACCCTCATAGACCTGGATGACCCCATCAATGGTGCTGATGTTATGAAGGAAGTCAG ATCCCATAAAGATCACAGGGTGGCTGAGAGACTGAccaagttggacgaggctgttctaGAGACAGATACCCCAACTCAGtcacaggaggttgaaggagaga GCTGCAGTGGTGACCTTCACTACCGTGACCCACAAGGATGCAACCTCCCAGACCAGCCTCACCCTCAGCAGGGGAAAGAGAAGCTACCCAGACCTACACACCTTTGTGCAGGACATGAAGGACGA ATGAGCAGACATGAGTTTAGTGCCAAGTGCATGGATATTGTAGCATGGGTGATGGAGTCTACATCCACTGTGGTTGTTCCCGCCCTTGACCTCACCATGCAGATAGAGCTCTCTGATTCGCCAAGCTCTTCTGGATCAGGAAGTAAtgaggcaggagaggtgacctcTCTTGGCCGCAGCGTCAGATTCAGCTGTAGTGGAGGACCCAGCAAGTGCACCAGCGCCAGAACCGCCTGCAGCACACGCACTCCCacgcctttcccctcctctcacag GTCAGCTGTGACATATACTGCTGCGCTGGATAAAACCGACACTTGTGGGAAACTGTCGGAAATCCTATCTGTCCATGTTTCCTCAGAGAATATTGAGGAGGCATCCTCTGATCTCTTTGGTGGAATTATTTCCGACCTGCATGAGGTATATGAGGCCAATAAGGCCTCCAAGCGTACGAAACCAGGTCGCAAAATATTCTGGGTGGAAGTGAGTTCAGGTTCCCAGAAGATTTACACCAAAACCCTGGACAAACTAAGGAAGCTGTTCACCTCCAACCATCTCACTGTGGGAAAATATATTCCTTTGCAAATCGAGCTCTCTGCAACTGGACTACTTGTAACTGAGGCCACTGTGGAGGTATCTCCTGTAACTGAGGCCACTGTGGAGGAATCTCCTGTAcagaagacagacagtaagaccccTTCTAAGTCCTCAGCCCACCAGCTCACCCTCGACACCTGCACTAAAGGGGTAATCAAACAGGTGATCTCGGTGCTGAGGGTGGACACTTCAAAGGAAGACTGCTCCGCTTCCGTTGGGGAGAGCAAGACAAATTCATCCTTCGACTTCAACCAGAAGTTGGACTCGATAATTTCGAAATTGGAGGACCTCACCATTTTGA AGCTTTACAGTACTGAGTTCCGAGCTAAGGCCAAACACATTGTGAGTGAGACCATTCTCAGAGCTGCTAGCAAAGCCAACCATTCTTTGCTACAGGGCATGCCTAGCACCACCTTCTCACACCATGTGGTTTCTACAGCCGAAGATATAGTAAATATTATCATGCAAGACCTTGAAAGTGTATCCCAGTACACTGTGGACGACGCAGACTCCTTCCCACTAGGAGAGAAAAAGCTGGAGTCCCAGCTCAAACCCAGAGTTGTCTTTGACAACTTATTGGATGCTGCTCAAACCATGTACCACAGAGTAAAGGATAGACTGAACATCTTTTTCTCTTTTCCACCAGTGTCAGTCACCACAGCCAAAGATGTGCTGAACTCCACCCCTGTGGAGACACTCAGACGCATTAAGTCCCCTGACACTGCTCTTGTTGAGGACAGGAGCCGCCATCCGTCTGTGAGAAGTGAGAAGCCTTTGTCAAAAGTCTGTTTGGCTAAAAGGTCTAAAGCCCTTGTGTCTTCAAGTGGCTCTTCAACAGACCACCATGTAATTGACACATGCAGTGAGGATGTCACTCTGCCCACCAGGAGTATGTCAGTTGTGAGCAACAACAGTTTGAAGAGAGCCTCTCCTCTCCACGGCAGTGGATTGAGTGAAAGTTGCAAACCTCTTGTGGCTCTAAAAGACGTAACAGTGGCAGTCAGCCAAGAAGGGTTTAGCAAAACTGCAAAGAAGATGCTCAGCTTGATCCTAAATGAGATCAAGTGTAGAGTGGCCAACTCTGAGAGTTCATCTGTTGGGCAGGAGTGTCTGATAGCCACTAACATGTTAGACTCTTTACTGGAGAGCCTTGACCAGTTGCCTGACATGAGCGCTGCCGATGAGATCACAAGGACAGAATCCCATACCTCTATCGCAATGGACAAGACAGGTTCACGGTCAACACTTGTGAGCCAACAAGAAATAAACATATCTGACACCAATATCATAGTGAAAACTATAATGGACACATTGAAGACGGACGACCCAGAGATGACTTCAGCAGAAGAAAATCTGGATAGGCTCCTGTCAGTTGAAGCCCTTCAAGGTGCGTCTGACAACCTGATCGCAAAGGTCCACGGTCTCATTCTGGAGATAACCATAAGCCGCCAGCTTCAATCCATGGCTGGCCACAGAAGCCTCTCTCAACCAGCGCTGCCTAAGCCAGCCCTGAGGAAGCTGTCAAAGGACGATGCCTCAGAGCTCATTTACAACTTTGCCCAGACTTCTGTTAGGAGACTCCTGGGGCAGTGTATGGGAAGGCCTATGCCACCCTCGGCTGAAATGGTTTTGGATCAGGTCATCAAGTTGATGACAGACGTGGTGATGGACAGCCTGACTTATGGGTCCAAGTCTGCAATGGAGGATG ACACCAGCAATGCCGCAAGTGACATCattcatggtgttgtagctgaccTTAATGCTACTGAGGAATTCCCTGCCAGGAGCCTTAGCCCGGCTGATGTAAAGGCTGACGGCATGGCCCGCCTTCCCTCTGCCAGAGGGGAAGAGACTAAGAAGAACAAGTGGCATTTCCTACCGAAAATGCATACGTTTCCAAAGATCATGATTAAG CTGTTCAAGACAAAAGGGGAACCGAAGAGACACCCTGAACTGGATTGGCTGCCTACCAAACGTCTCAGAGAGACTCATATTTCACAGG ATGCTGAGTGTGAGGTTCCAGAGGTTCCATCCACTTCCCCTCCCAAGGAGGACCTGACAACCACACCGGCCCCTGCTCCCCAGGAGTCCCAGTCCCGTAAACGCCCACTCATAGTCAGGGTGTTACACGCTCTCTCCAGAGCCATCTCCAAACCATCCAGAGGAGCTTCTGGGAAGAAGAATTAG